Proteins from a genomic interval of Caulobacter rhizosphaerae:
- a CDS encoding TonB-dependent receptor, whose product MRLRTMLLAAAGVGGLLACANQAVAQDLGHSVSEVVITASPLAGDPDRFATIVEQVSRDQVLSNGGASLADALRNVPGVAGTGFAAGASRPVIRGMDAQRVKLAENGLSSSDVSDVGPDHGVPIDPLAAQQIEVVRGAATLRYGSQAIGGVVNVINNRIPLKPIDGIEGETTAAYSTSSSTGEGTVSLDAGQGPFAVHLDGFGRRASSYDTPDGVQPNSFFRGNGYSGGASYFFGDDSRIGASGTHYEARYGIPSDDTFIRMKQDKGAVGGSFKFSQGLLQRINVDAGYADYTHSEIDPETNAVLSTFNNKEWDGRMEALFGATGPLSASALGVQFQDRKFSALGEGADYLLPTHTQSVAAFAFVEAPVGALQFQGAARVEHIKIDGTPTTGIETSRDFTPFSLSAGFTYDASDALRLGLTVASAARAPAQTELFARGPHDGPATFETGDPELKIERANSLEATARYKLGSEGRIEASAWAAHFDNYIYGALTGRLCDESGVCEAGGDGELKELNYGQRDANFWGLEAKAFFPLASVGGGKLSGQVLGDYVRAKFTGGGGDVPRIQPGRFGGGLDWDNDVVDASFLVLAVSSQDHVGVADLATDGYTSVDAQVRWKPFKAKPGIALTLVGHNLADETIRNATALNKDSVLMPGRDVRLVLSAKF is encoded by the coding sequence ATGCGACTGCGTACGATGTTGCTGGCGGCGGCCGGAGTCGGGGGGCTGTTGGCCTGCGCCAACCAAGCCGTAGCCCAGGATCTGGGTCATTCGGTGTCCGAGGTGGTGATCACCGCCTCGCCCCTGGCGGGCGATCCCGACCGTTTCGCGACCATCGTCGAGCAGGTGAGCCGCGATCAGGTGCTCAGCAACGGCGGAGCCAGCCTGGCCGACGCCTTGCGCAACGTGCCCGGGGTCGCCGGGACAGGTTTCGCGGCCGGCGCCAGCCGTCCGGTGATCCGCGGCATGGACGCGCAACGCGTGAAGCTGGCCGAGAACGGTCTGTCCAGCTCGGACGTCTCAGACGTCGGTCCCGACCACGGCGTACCGATCGACCCGCTGGCCGCCCAGCAGATCGAAGTCGTGCGCGGCGCGGCCACCCTGCGCTACGGCAGCCAGGCGATCGGCGGCGTCGTCAACGTCATCAACAACCGCATCCCGCTCAAGCCGATAGACGGGATCGAGGGGGAAACAACGGCGGCCTATTCCACCAGTTCGTCGACCGGCGAGGGTACGGTCAGCCTCGACGCAGGGCAGGGACCGTTCGCGGTTCACCTGGACGGTTTCGGGCGCCGGGCAAGCAGCTACGACACGCCCGATGGCGTCCAGCCGAACTCGTTCTTCCGGGGCAACGGCTATTCGGGCGGCGCGTCCTACTTCTTCGGCGACGACAGCCGCATCGGCGCTAGCGGCACGCATTACGAAGCGCGGTACGGCATTCCGTCCGACGACACCTTCATCCGCATGAAGCAGGACAAGGGCGCCGTCGGTGGGTCGTTCAAGTTCAGCCAGGGCCTGCTGCAACGGATCAACGTCGACGCCGGCTACGCCGACTACACCCACAGCGAGATCGACCCCGAGACCAACGCGGTCCTGTCGACCTTCAACAACAAGGAGTGGGACGGCCGGATGGAGGCGCTGTTCGGGGCCACGGGGCCGCTTTCGGCCTCGGCGCTCGGCGTCCAGTTCCAGGACCGCAAGTTCAGCGCGCTGGGCGAAGGGGCCGACTACCTGCTGCCCACCCACACCCAGAGCGTCGCGGCCTTCGCCTTCGTGGAGGCCCCGGTCGGCGCCCTGCAGTTCCAGGGCGCGGCGCGGGTCGAGCACATCAAGATCGACGGCACGCCAACCACGGGAATCGAGACGAGCCGCGACTTCACGCCCTTCAGCCTGTCGGCCGGCTTCACCTACGACGCTTCCGACGCCCTGCGCCTGGGCCTGACGGTCGCCTCGGCGGCTCGGGCCCCGGCCCAGACGGAACTCTTCGCCCGGGGGCCGCACGACGGCCCGGCGACGTTCGAGACCGGCGACCCGGAACTGAAGATCGAGCGCGCCAACTCCCTGGAGGCGACGGCGCGGTACAAACTCGGTTCAGAAGGCCGCATCGAGGCCTCGGCCTGGGCCGCGCATTTCGACAACTACATCTACGGCGCGTTGACCGGACGCCTGTGCGACGAGAGCGGCGTCTGCGAGGCCGGCGGCGACGGCGAGCTCAAGGAACTCAACTACGGCCAGCGCGACGCCAACTTCTGGGGCCTGGAGGCCAAGGCGTTCTTCCCGCTGGCGTCGGTGGGCGGCGGCAAGCTGTCGGGCCAGGTGCTGGGCGACTATGTGCGCGCCAAGTTCACGGGCGGCGGCGGCGACGTGCCGCGCATCCAGCCCGGCCGGTTCGGGGGCGGTCTCGACTGGGACAACGACGTCGTCGACGCCAGTTTCCTCGTGCTGGCGGTGTCCTCGCAGGACCATGTCGGTGTGGCCGACCTGGCCACCGACGGCTACACCTCCGTTGACGCCCAGGTCCGCTGGAAACCGTTCAAGGCCAAGCCGGGGATCGCGCTGACGCTCGTCGGCCACAACCTGGCCGACGAAACGATCCGCAACGCCACCGCGCTGAACAAGGATTCGGTCCTGATGCCGGGCCGCGACGTGCGCCTGGTGCTCAGCGCCAAGTTCTGA
- a CDS encoding peptide-N4-asparagine amidase: MTSRHALVSVLAAILGLAGPLTVARAESVIPAGFAAPPRPAPGVNTVADVEPRVPRPAGEPCVAPLFAPRQFEGVEPVAFSYTPPAACPGPWAKVVLEADFDVTAGRQFDRTAIIHLGGVNLYYGTTMEPRKAIAPAWHVERDVTDYAALLAQPGAGEVLIANVVNETYTGRLTAGARLLFYPASTATPAPAAPQIVQPISGGLARLTKDKDRLAQTVVLPANVERLALDVVAQGQADDEFWYDCVPDHLASDKEGRCGGGAFRQVEVFVDGQRAGLASLFPWIFTGGINPYLWFPAPAPETLNFTPSRIDLTPFAGLVNDGRPHRIEVAVPGVRNYYLVTASLLAWRDAGASSTRGRLLHNTLAAPRETTDARHVQVGEQGLNGRIDTRLAQKGEIAGVLQTSHGEVTTSVRYAMSFSNRQSYVSNDKIQIGRMRQSTRLQVDTRRTDASGTATRREISSYPFNSVTQETITADGTNQTAAVDLTLARTEREVASDGRVWTRALSNHVTPTAQGQFNRAARRFQNASGSSVQAYRLEDSAIGCYGRTVVVKDNTVVTARDGC; the protein is encoded by the coding sequence ATGACGTCTCGTCACGCCCTCGTTTCCGTTCTCGCCGCCATCCTCGGCCTCGCTGGACCGCTGACCGTCGCTCGAGCGGAAAGCGTCATTCCCGCTGGCTTCGCCGCGCCGCCGCGGCCAGCGCCCGGCGTCAATACGGTCGCCGACGTCGAGCCGCGTGTTCCGCGGCCGGCGGGCGAGCCCTGCGTCGCGCCGCTGTTCGCCCCGCGGCAGTTCGAGGGCGTGGAACCCGTCGCCTTTTCCTATACGCCGCCAGCGGCCTGTCCCGGCCCCTGGGCCAAGGTCGTGCTGGAAGCCGATTTCGACGTCACCGCCGGTCGGCAGTTCGATCGCACCGCCATCATCCATCTGGGTGGGGTGAACCTCTACTACGGCACCACGATGGAGCCGCGCAAAGCCATTGCGCCAGCCTGGCATGTGGAGCGCGACGTAACCGACTACGCCGCCTTGCTGGCGCAGCCGGGCGCTGGGGAGGTCCTCATCGCCAATGTCGTCAACGAGACCTACACCGGACGCCTGACCGCAGGCGCGCGCCTGCTGTTCTATCCCGCCTCGACCGCGACGCCCGCCCCGGCGGCGCCGCAGATCGTGCAGCCGATCTCCGGCGGTCTCGCCAGGCTCACCAAGGACAAGGACCGCCTGGCCCAGACCGTGGTGCTGCCGGCCAATGTCGAGCGCCTAGCCTTGGACGTCGTCGCCCAAGGACAAGCGGACGACGAGTTCTGGTACGATTGCGTTCCCGATCATCTGGCCTCCGACAAGGAGGGACGATGCGGGGGCGGAGCCTTCCGGCAGGTCGAGGTGTTCGTCGACGGCCAGCGCGCGGGCCTGGCCTCGCTGTTTCCGTGGATCTTTACGGGCGGGATCAATCCGTACCTGTGGTTCCCGGCTCCCGCGCCGGAGACCCTGAACTTCACACCCTCGCGGATCGACCTGACGCCGTTCGCCGGCCTGGTCAACGACGGCCGGCCGCATCGCATCGAGGTCGCCGTGCCCGGGGTGCGCAACTACTATCTGGTCACGGCCAGTCTGCTGGCCTGGCGCGACGCCGGCGCCAGCTCGACCCGGGGGCGGCTGCTCCACAATACGCTGGCGGCGCCGCGCGAGACCACGGACGCGCGCCACGTCCAGGTTGGCGAGCAGGGCTTGAACGGCCGGATCGACACGCGCTTGGCGCAGAAGGGAGAGATCGCGGGCGTTCTCCAGACTTCCCACGGTGAAGTCACCACCAGCGTGCGCTACGCGATGTCGTTCTCGAACCGCCAAAGCTATGTCTCCAATGACAAGATCCAGATCGGCCGCATGCGGCAGTCGACGCGTCTGCAGGTCGATACGCGGCGGACCGACGCGTCAGGAACCGCGACGCGCCGGGAAATCTCGTCCTACCCCTTCAACTCCGTCACCCAGGAGACGATTACGGCCGACGGGACCAACCAGACCGCCGCCGTCGACCTGACTCTGGCCCGGACCGAACGCGAAGTCGCCTCGGATGGTCGGGTCTGGACACGAGCGCTCAGCAATCACGTCACGCCGACCGCCCAGGGACAATTCAACCGCGCCGCCCGACGCTTCCAGAACGCTTCGGGTTCATCGGTCCAAGCGTATCGGCTCGAAGACAGCGCCATCGGCTGCTACGGCCGCACCGTCGTGGTGAAGGATAACACCGTCGTGACGGCCCGGGACGGGTGCTGA
- a CDS encoding beta-glucosidase — protein sequence MTIRTFTLVSSLAILVATSAQAARPSDQPWMNVKLSPDERAALLEKELTLDERIGLLHGPMSMPIFGITKPEGAIGSAGYIPGIARLGVPALQESDASLGVTNPLDVRPGDGATALPSGLSLAATFNTRRAYEGGAVVGREARAKGFNVQLAGGVNLARDPRNGRNFEYLGEDPWLAGNLAGASIKGIEDQGIVSTIKHFSLNGQETSRHFANSVIDEAAHRESDLLAFQIAIEKGQPGSVMCAYNLVNGDYSCGNDHLLNTVLKGDWAYKGWVMSDWGAVHATDYIAKGLDQQSGEQLDAKVWFGAPLKAAVEKGEIPAARVSDASRRILRSMFAAGLFDKPVLPGGAIDYAANAEVAGAAAAEGIVLLKNRDGLLPLAATAKTIAVIGGHADAGVLSGGGSSQVVPPGGAKRVVPLGGEGMMGPFRSEYFNGSSPLAAIRKAAPNAKVSFDDGRYIAAAVAAAKAADIVVVFGNQWMGEGEDAADLSLPNGQDALIAAVAAANPNTIVVLQTGGPVSMPWLGQAGAVVEAWYSGVKGGEAIADVLFGAVNPSGRLPMTFPASLAQYPREALPGRGVPEKTQFDVVYTEGADVGYRRFAQTDLKPLFPFGYGLSYTQFAYSNLKVTGGDTLTVGFDVANIGQRAGKDAPQVYLTDAAGKPVQRLIGFDKVDLKPGETRRLTLTADARLLGRFDAKARRWVIDAGRYQVGVGGASNDLALSGGAKLKAGILKP from the coding sequence ATGACCATTCGCACCTTCACGCTCGTCTCAAGCCTTGCCATCCTGGTCGCGACGTCGGCGCAGGCTGCCAGACCGTCCGACCAACCCTGGATGAACGTCAAGCTGTCGCCGGACGAGCGCGCGGCGCTGCTGGAGAAGGAACTAACCCTCGACGAGCGCATCGGCCTGCTGCATGGGCCGATGTCGATGCCGATCTTCGGGATCACCAAGCCCGAGGGCGCGATCGGCTCGGCCGGCTACATCCCGGGGATCGCGCGCCTGGGCGTGCCGGCCCTTCAGGAAAGCGACGCCAGCCTTGGGGTCACCAACCCCCTCGACGTGCGGCCGGGCGACGGAGCCACGGCCCTGCCATCGGGTTTGTCGCTGGCGGCGACCTTCAACACCCGCCGGGCCTACGAAGGCGGGGCGGTGGTCGGTCGCGAGGCGCGGGCCAAGGGGTTCAATGTCCAGTTGGCCGGCGGTGTGAACCTGGCGCGCGATCCGCGCAACGGCCGCAACTTCGAATATCTCGGCGAGGACCCATGGCTCGCCGGCAACCTGGCCGGGGCGTCGATCAAGGGGATCGAGGATCAGGGGATCGTCTCGACCATCAAGCATTTCTCGCTGAACGGCCAGGAGACCAGCCGCCATTTCGCCAATTCGGTGATCGACGAGGCGGCGCATCGCGAGAGCGACCTGCTGGCCTTCCAGATCGCGATCGAGAAGGGGCAGCCCGGCTCGGTGATGTGCGCCTACAACCTGGTCAATGGCGACTACAGCTGCGGCAACGATCACCTACTGAACACGGTGCTGAAGGGTGACTGGGCCTACAAGGGCTGGGTGATGTCGGACTGGGGCGCAGTCCACGCCACCGACTACATCGCCAAGGGACTCGACCAGCAATCGGGAGAACAGCTGGACGCCAAGGTCTGGTTCGGCGCGCCGCTGAAGGCCGCCGTGGAGAAGGGCGAAATACCGGCCGCGCGGGTGTCGGACGCCAGTCGCCGCATCCTGCGCTCGATGTTCGCCGCGGGTCTGTTCGACAAGCCGGTGCTGCCGGGCGGCGCTATAGACTACGCGGCCAACGCCGAGGTGGCCGGGGCCGCGGCGGCCGAGGGCATCGTGCTGCTGAAGAACCGCGACGGGCTGCTGCCCCTGGCCGCCACGGCCAAGACCATCGCCGTGATCGGCGGCCATGCCGACGCCGGCGTGCTGTCAGGCGGCGGTTCGTCCCAGGTGGTGCCGCCGGGCGGCGCGAAGCGCGTGGTCCCGCTGGGCGGCGAGGGGATGATGGGACCGTTCCGCAGCGAGTATTTCAACGGGTCCTCGCCCCTGGCCGCCATCCGCAAGGCCGCGCCGAACGCCAAGGTCTCCTTCGACGACGGCCGCTACATCGCCGCCGCCGTCGCCGCCGCCAAGGCGGCCGACATTGTCGTGGTGTTCGGCAACCAGTGGATGGGCGAGGGGGAGGACGCGGCGGACCTGTCCTTGCCGAACGGCCAGGACGCCCTGATCGCCGCCGTCGCGGCCGCCAATCCCAACACCATCGTGGTGCTGCAGACCGGCGGTCCGGTGTCGATGCCCTGGCTAGGCCAAGCTGGCGCGGTCGTCGAGGCCTGGTACTCGGGCGTCAAGGGCGGCGAGGCGATCGCGGACGTACTGTTCGGCGCGGTCAATCCCTCAGGCCGCCTGCCGATGACCTTTCCAGCGTCCCTGGCGCAATATCCGCGGGAGGCGCTGCCGGGCCGTGGCGTACCTGAAAAGACCCAGTTCGACGTCGTCTATACCGAGGGGGCCGACGTCGGCTATCGCCGCTTCGCCCAGACCGACCTGAAGCCGCTGTTCCCGTTCGGCTACGGCCTGTCCTACACCCAGTTCGCCTATTCGAACCTGAAGGTGACCGGCGGCGACACCCTGACGGTCGGTTTCGATGTCGCCAATATAGGACAGAGGGCTGGCAAGGACGCGCCTCAGGTCTATTTGACCGACGCGGCGGGCAAGCCGGTCCAGCGGCTGATCGGATTCGACAAGGTCGACCTGAAGCCCGGCGAAACGCGCCGCCTTACGTTAACCGCCGACGCCCGCCTGCTAGGTCGCTTTGACGCCAAGGCTCGGCGCTGGGTGATTGACGCCGGCCGCTACCAGGTGGGCGTCGGAGGCGCTTCCAATGACCTGGCCCTGAGCGGCGGCGCCAAGCTCAAGGCCGGGATCCTCAAGCCCTGA